In Acaryochloris marina S15, a single genomic region encodes these proteins:
- a CDS encoding Mu transposase domain-containing protein, which produces MGLEKLNHRTMKSYGLSRRELFEQVDQPELRPLPSQVFEFGEFKNAKVSFDYHIEVNRHYYSVPYEYVGKSVSVKITESLVQIFHDHQRIAIHERSSLPFQHSTEEGHMPPAHLAYKTQSRETFLAWAQNVGPATKQQVIDIFEKKAHDEQAFRALKGVQHLRTTHGAQRLEAACKRANAMGMVGQRYLKSMLQHKLESDPLPDEEHKVVLLHHANVRGSKYYQAT; this is translated from the coding sequence GTGGGGCTGGAGAAACTCAATCATCGGACCATGAAATCCTATGGTCTCTCGCGTCGAGAATTATTTGAGCAAGTGGACCAACCAGAACTCAGGCCCTTGCCCAGTCAAGTGTTTGAGTTTGGAGAATTTAAGAACGCAAAAGTGAGTTTTGATTATCACATTGAGGTGAACCGCCACTATTACAGTGTCCCTTATGAATATGTGGGGAAATCAGTATCCGTCAAGATTACGGAATCTTTGGTGCAGATTTTCCATGACCATCAGCGCATTGCGATACATGAACGTTCTAGCTTGCCGTTTCAGCATTCCACTGAAGAGGGGCATATGCCACCAGCGCATTTGGCTTACAAAACCCAATCGAGAGAGACCTTCCTGGCTTGGGCCCAGAATGTTGGACCGGCGACAAAGCAGCAAGTGATAGATATCTTTGAGAAGAAAGCCCATGATGAACAGGCGTTTCGTGCTTTGAAAGGGGTGCAACATCTAAGAACAACCCATGGTGCTCAGCGATTGGAGGCGGCCTGTAAGCGAGCGAATGCCATGGGGATGGTGGGTCAACGCTATCTCAAGTCCATGCTCCAACACAAACTGGAATCTGACCCCTTACCGGATGAGGAGCATAAGGTGGTGCTTCTTCACCATGCCAATGTCCGTGGGTCCAAATACTATCAAGCAACTTAG
- a CDS encoding NACHT domain-containing protein — translation MEPPPNQKLKQRSSISDSVLKSVQIGDITGQNLKLEQIQDGIGLINIYGTVQVDYAPLSTTKSLIREEQEWRKILLSKVQQFWIDGVLGNSLHNQVLQELGLEDWSDSILNPLRDLEELPAEIQQVLARSKTATNLFEDIGAGRTMLILGEPGSGKTVTLLKLAASLIARSKADLSQPLPVVMNLSSWARQQQSIEEWLVQELYETYTVAKVLGKAWIEKEQLILLLDGLDEVESKHQNACVDALNHFMQTHNRTEMVVCSRVYDYESLSKKLSLQNAIYVQPLQPQQIDDYLEQVGAPLAALRAVISEDSEIQTLASSPLLLSIMSLTYQGCTLDDFPQSATSDIFRQHLFDTYIKRIFKRRETAQPYLQEQATHWLIWVAQQMLQNSQTIFRVEGLQPNCFHNEPLRMRYRLESGLLIGLISGLLVGLFSGPLLGLTIGLIVGLIVGCLERIKMPETVRWSRKEAIDTLPTGLETGLAAGVMIGLILGLMYGAIFGLMIGAIYGAIFGLAAGLIIGLMVGLMGGFRGPGIDLPNKSRVHLRFRKSLRTVVAFGLIVGSISGLMVWLMVGSISGLIYGLIFGLIVGLLGELTTVFRGQEVTLNQGLRANQELWKSFRNAITFGLMGGLSSGLLFGLIFGPYSGMRYGLIGGLIGGLLGGGTTCLRHFSLRVMLYRMRYIPWDYARFLDDSVNCLFLQKIGDGYIFIHRMLLEHFASMDGKTPYELSLKP, via the coding sequence ATGGAACCACCGCCAAATCAAAAGCTCAAACAGAGATCAAGCATCTCCGATAGCGTTCTAAAATCAGTTCAGATTGGTGATATCACTGGGCAAAATCTAAAATTAGAGCAAATTCAAGATGGGATCGGTTTAATCAATATCTATGGCACTGTTCAAGTTGATTATGCACCTTTGAGTACAACAAAGTCCCTAATCAGAGAAGAACAAGAATGGCGAAAGATTCTACTCAGTAAAGTACAGCAGTTTTGGATTGATGGTGTTTTAGGAAATTCACTCCATAACCAAGTTTTGCAAGAACTTGGGTTGGAAGATTGGAGTGATAGTATTTTAAATCCATTACGAGATTTAGAGGAACTTCCTGCTGAAATACAGCAAGTTCTCGCCCGAAGTAAGACAGCCACCAACCTATTTGAAGATATTGGTGCTGGACGCACAATGTTGATTTTAGGAGAGCCTGGGTCTGGCAAAACAGTTACTCTGTTGAAATTAGCGGCAAGCCTGATTGCCCGTTCCAAAGCGGATCTAAGTCAGCCATTACCAGTGGTGATGAACCTCTCATCTTGGGCGAGACAACAACAGTCCATTGAGGAGTGGTTGGTACAAGAACTCTATGAGACCTATACCGTTGCTAAGGTATTGGGGAAAGCCTGGATCGAAAAAGAGCAACTCATCCTACTGTTAGATGGTCTCGATGAAGTTGAGTCCAAACATCAGAATGCATGTGTAGACGCCCTCAATCATTTCATGCAAACTCATAATCGTACTGAAATGGTTGTATGTAGCCGGGTTTACGACTATGAATCCCTTTCAAAAAAGCTCAGTTTGCAAAACGCAATTTACGTTCAACCTCTACAACCTCAGCAAATTGACGATTATCTGGAACAAGTAGGAGCCCCTTTAGCGGCTTTAAGAGCAGTAATAAGCGAAGACTCTGAGATTCAAACACTTGCCTCTTCACCTTTATTGTTGAGCATTATGAGCTTGACCTATCAAGGTTGTACTTTGGATGATTTTCCCCAGTCAGCGACATCAGATATTTTCCGTCAACACTTATTTGACACCTATATCAAACGCATTTTCAAGCGTCGAGAAACCGCACAACCCTATCTCCAAGAGCAAGCAACACATTGGCTAATTTGGGTAGCACAGCAAATGCTTCAAAACTCCCAAACCATTTTTAGGGTTGAGGGATTGCAGCCGAACTGCTTTCACAATGAGCCTCTAAGGATGAGATATCGCCTGGAAAGCGGGTTATTGATTGGGCTAATTTCTGGGTTATTAGTTGGGTTGTTTTCTGGGCCATTGCTTGGGTTAACTATTGGGTTAATAGTTGGGCTGATTGTTGGATGCTTAGAACGAATTAAAATGCCAGAGACGGTCAGATGGTCTAGGAAAGAAGCAATCGATACTTTACCGACTGGGCTAGAGACTGGGCTAGCAGCTGGGGTGATGATTGGGCTGATACTTGGGCTGATGTATGGGGCGATCTTTGGACTCATGATTGGGGCTATATATGGGGCAATCTTTGGGTTAGCAGCTGGGCTAATTATTGGGCTAATGGTGGGATTGATGGGTGGCTTTAGAGGTCCAGGAATAGACCTTCCTAATAAATCTAGGGTGCACCTAAGATTTAGGAAGTCGCTCCGCACAGTTGTAGCGTTTGGGCTAATAGTAGGGTCAATATCTGGGTTGATGGTTTGGCTAATGGTAGGGTCGATATCTGGACTAATTTATGGCTTGATATTTGGGTTAATAGTGGGGCTGCTGGGTGAGCTGACGACTGTATTTAGAGGTCAAGAAGTCACTCTCAATCAGGGATTAAGAGCAAACCAAGAACTTTGGAAATCTTTTCGTAATGCTATAACGTTTGGACTGATGGGTGGACTGAGTTCTGGGCTATTATTTGGGCTAATCTTTGGGCCATATAGCGGGATGAGGTATGGATTGATAGGTGGGCTGATAGGTGGGTTGCTGGGGGGTGGTACAACTTGCCTACGGCATTTTTCACTTAGGGTGATGCTCTATCGGATGAGATATATTCCTTGGGATTATGCCCGCTTTTTAGATGATTCTGTGAACTGTCTCTTTCTGCAGAAGATTGGCGATGGCTATATCTTTATCCATCGAATGTTGCTTGAGCATTTTGCCAGTATGGATGGGAAAACTCCATATGAATTGAGTCTAAAGCCATAA
- a CDS encoding polyprenyl synthetase family protein — translation MTPQDILHAIRLRVITLASDVDIALGELMSTTLPDPLPPVATLPVATGYACGGSTEHLIPITSAIVAVAFALRTLDDIADQDNPSALYQQIGIGRAANFSAALITLASREIGLLSKASPDSDLMTRDYFDALLRVCKGQDRDIRREVRSLAAYEEVVELKTVAAYELAAVTGANAVTADAKAIERCRVCGRHIGWAQQILDDIEAFWFPDNAEDPGHEQYTYPVLLGMEHGCKTSETLSKLCAQKYRDDMAIRQLLDSHDVRGRLMMRALDHRDKALEALEVPLKLEGHQLLKLWFDWLFRDGERLLHLPSASK, via the coding sequence ATGACCCCACAAGACATCCTCCATGCAATTCGTCTCAGAGTTATTACTCTCGCTAGTGATGTTGATATTGCTTTGGGAGAATTAATGTCTACCACTCTTCCAGACCCGCTTCCACCTGTAGCGACCTTACCTGTAGCCACTGGCTATGCATGTGGTGGCTCTACGGAACATCTAATTCCTATCACATCAGCTATCGTTGCAGTCGCCTTTGCACTTCGTACTCTCGATGATATAGCTGACCAGGATAACCCTAGTGCTTTATATCAACAAATAGGTATTGGACGTGCAGCAAATTTCTCTGCTGCGCTAATTACATTAGCTTCACGAGAGATTGGACTGCTCTCCAAAGCATCACCAGATAGCGACCTCATGACAAGAGACTACTTTGACGCTCTGCTTCGGGTGTGTAAGGGACAGGATAGAGACATTCGGCGAGAGGTTCGGTCTTTGGCAGCATATGAGGAAGTTGTTGAGTTAAAAACTGTTGCTGCTTATGAGCTTGCAGCAGTTACGGGTGCAAATGCTGTCACTGCTGATGCCAAAGCAATTGAGAGATGTCGAGTCTGTGGTCGGCATATCGGCTGGGCTCAGCAAATTCTTGATGATATTGAGGCGTTCTGGTTCCCGGACAATGCTGAAGATCCTGGGCACGAACAATATACATACCCGGTGCTTTTAGGCATGGAGCATGGATGTAAAACGAGTGAAACACTATCAAAACTGTGTGCCCAGAAATACCGTGACGACATGGCTATTCGCCAACTACTGGACAGTCACGATGTTCGTGGTCGATTGATGATGCGAGCATTAGATCATCGTGATAAGGCTCTGGAAGCCCTTGAAGTACCACTTAAACTAGAGGGTCACCAGTTACTCAAATTGTGGTTTGATTGGCTCTTTCGTGATGGTGAGCGCTTGCTACATTTACCGAGTGCATCAAAATAA
- a CDS encoding Crp/Fnr family transcriptional regulator: MVSSLSTVPLSSFMHAQSSALQSTFFSDRAFLPSESQELWQITRGLVRTYTWDSNGNITTLGIWGTGDIVGQPLSNVAPYMIQTLGTVEATALVSNQWNNPEAILSHAQQLSILLKIISIKRADDRLLSLLKWLAQRFGNLTPAGTCTTLPITHQELAETANVTRVTATRLIGDLEQQGVLLWSRRRQFVLLTPS, translated from the coding sequence ATGGTTTCTTCACTATCCACCGTTCCCCTTTCTTCGTTCATGCACGCTCAATCTAGTGCCTTACAATCAACATTTTTCTCAGATCGAGCCTTTTTACCATCTGAATCGCAAGAATTGTGGCAAATTACGCGGGGACTCGTGCGCACCTATACCTGGGACTCCAATGGCAACATCACCACCTTGGGAATTTGGGGAACCGGAGATATTGTAGGGCAGCCGTTGTCAAACGTTGCACCGTATATGATCCAGACCTTAGGGACCGTTGAAGCGACTGCCTTAGTCTCTAATCAATGGAACAATCCAGAAGCTATTCTCAGCCATGCTCAGCAACTCTCGATTTTACTCAAAATTATCAGCATTAAACGAGCAGACGATCGGCTGTTAAGCCTACTCAAATGGTTGGCCCAACGTTTCGGCAATTTGACACCAGCAGGAACTTGTACCACCTTGCCAATCACCCATCAAGAGTTGGCAGAAACCGCCAATGTCACAAGGGTTACAGCCACTCGACTGATTGGTGATCTGGAACAACAAGGCGTTTTACTTTGGTCTCGCCGACGTCAGTTTGTGCTGCTGACGCCATCCTAA
- a CDS encoding pentapeptide repeat-containing protein, which translates to MANQEQIALLSQGVEVWNEWRTDNLKVPINLSGANLAGLDLCTINLHKAILNGINLSSANLSQANLCEVSLWKANLRGAILDKANLKDANLIEADLCTASFRKANLYNVNLYKADLSQANLCRAYLYRADLSEASLSQVNLSEAYLCEANLNKADLSGADLEGANFEGADLLNIRFDSDTKWSSIGSWNNARGIPQEWMDGSSQEDEVPQRVDGAIVPDVSSDVASNSVLLAD; encoded by the coding sequence ATGGCTAATCAAGAACAGATAGCCTTGCTCAGTCAGGGTGTTGAAGTTTGGAATGAGTGGAGAACGGATAATCTCAAGGTACCGATCAACCTGAGTGGAGCTAACCTTGCTGGTCTTGATCTATGTACGATTAACCTTCATAAAGCGATCCTGAACGGTATCAATCTTTCGAGCGCCAATCTCAGTCAGGCTAACCTTTGTGAAGTCAGTCTCTGGAAAGCTAATCTCCGTGGTGCCATTTTGGATAAAGCTAACCTTAAAGACGCCAACCTTATAGAAGCTGACTTATGTACGGCCAGTTTCCGTAAAGCCAATCTCTATAACGTCAACCTTTATAAAGCCGATCTCAGTCAGGCTAATCTTTGTAGAGCCTATCTATACAGAGCCGATCTCAGTGAGGCATCTCTCAGTCAGGTCAACCTGAGTGAAGCTTATCTGTGTGAAGCCAACCTCAATAAAGCGGACCTCTCTGGTGCGGATCTTGAAGGAGCTAATTTTGAGGGAGCCGACCTTCTCAACATCCGTTTTGATTCTGATACCAAGTGGTCATCAATAGGTAGTTGGAATAATGCTAGAGGTATACCGCAGGAATGGATGGATGGGAGCAGTCAAGAAGATGAAGTTCCGCAAAGGGTTGATGGAGCAATTGTTCCTGATGTCAGTTCCGATGTTGCTTCAAATTCAGTGCTATTGGCTGATTAG
- a CDS encoding ParA family protein produces MQTPKIIAFANQKGGSGKSTSAAHAAFWLAQKGLSVMLVDADGQQSSSAWLNELGLDYKVLIDPEQLFESLPAFSDDYDVVVVDGPGSLSEVTKAILTRCDLVLVPVVSQKMLPVTKLLRFLSETMQLIRRFD; encoded by the coding sequence ATGCAAACTCCCAAAATCATTGCTTTTGCTAATCAAAAAGGTGGATCTGGAAAATCTACAAGTGCTGCTCATGCAGCATTTTGGCTTGCTCAAAAAGGTCTTTCAGTAATGCTTGTTGATGCAGATGGTCAGCAGAGTAGTTCCGCATGGCTTAACGAACTTGGACTCGATTATAAAGTACTTATAGATCCTGAACAGTTATTTGAAAGTTTACCTGCCTTTTCAGATGACTATGACGTTGTTGTAGTTGATGGGCCAGGCTCACTTTCAGAAGTCACTAAAGCTATATTGACCAGATGCGATTTGGTGTTAGTTCCGGTTGTGTCGCAAAAAATGCTTCCAGTTACAAAACTCCTCAGATTTCTATCCGAGACTATGCAGCTAATCCGAAGATTTGATTGA
- a CDS encoding DUF4157 domain-containing protein: MDKVPNPSGDLAQPWIQRKLTLGQPGDKYEQEADRVASQVVYQINAPNSSQLNQDQSIQREKRPEDEIQAKSLRAAIQRRQAIAGEEASPDLESTINRARGSGQPLNSELQQSMGQAMGADFSGVRVHTDTQSDQLNQSIQARAFTTGQDMFFREGAYQPGNRVGQELIAHELTHVVQQNGAIQANRSKVSMSRLPSKDQAKRSAIAFGQPTEIINESPVGRVHRCCGTSSPTELKDELVGAGSKPGVIVKAILDKSEEFAKLKAKAGVTYKTAQKGTSGSYDPESHEVRLAKGHNTTTALNAIFETANAIQHTRFAKVKNAYEKGDFESGVKLSDWEVDSLNPLNPTTPEEWRAAIQEYYEWDSFQLARNTFAEVEPFFKEAGKSDEFDAFGKFFPCENFSDYIGVAKTNHYRDQVTRLNAAKDTKRIELNF, from the coding sequence ATGGATAAAGTTCCTAACCCATCCGGAGACTTAGCACAACCTTGGATTCAGCGGAAGCTAACGCTTGGGCAGCCAGGAGATAAATATGAACAAGAAGCGGATAGAGTTGCTTCTCAAGTGGTTTATCAAATCAATGCTCCTAATTCTTCTCAATTAAATCAAGATCAGTCAATTCAACGGGAGAAAAGACCAGAAGATGAAATACAAGCGAAAAGTCTTCGTGCTGCCATCCAGCGGCGGCAAGCAATAGCAGGTGAAGAAGCATCGCCAGATTTAGAGTCTACTATCAATAGAGCCAGGGGTAGTGGACAGCCATTGAATTCAGAATTGCAGCAGTCAATGGGTCAGGCAATGGGTGCTGATTTTAGTGGAGTACGGGTGCATACAGATACCCAGTCAGACCAGTTAAATCAATCGATTCAGGCGAGGGCATTTACGACGGGTCAGGATATGTTTTTCCGAGAGGGAGCATATCAGCCTGGGAACCGTGTTGGACAAGAGCTGATTGCTCATGAGTTGACCCATGTAGTACAGCAGAATGGCGCGATTCAAGCCAACAGAAGTAAAGTATCCATGAGTCGGCTACCATCCAAGGATCAGGCTAAGAGGAGTGCAATTGCTTTTGGTCAGCCCACTGAGATAATCAACGAATCCCCTGTAGGTCGGGTGCATCGCTGTTGCGGTACAAGTAGCCCGACCGAGCTTAAAGATGAGTTAGTAGGAGCAGGTAGTAAACCAGGAGTCATCGTCAAAGCAATCCTCGATAAATCCGAGGAGTTTGCAAAACTCAAAGCGAAAGCAGGGGTTACCTACAAGACAGCTCAGAAGGGAACATCGGGTTCATATGATCCCGAAAGCCATGAGGTCCGACTTGCGAAAGGACATAACACTACTACTGCTTTGAACGCAATTTTCGAAACTGCAAATGCTATTCAGCATACTCGGTTTGCGAAAGTTAAAAATGCTTATGAAAAAGGTGATTTTGAAAGTGGAGTGAAATTATCTGATTGGGAAGTGGACTCTCTAAATCCATTGAATCCCACTACACCTGAAGAGTGGCGTGCAGCTATCCAAGAATACTACGAATGGGATAGCTTTCAGCTCGCCAGAAATACTTTCGCAGAAGTAGAGCCGTTTTTCAAAGAAGCAGGCAAGAGCGATGAATTTGACGCATTCGGAAAGTTTTTCCCATGTGAGAATTTTTCAGACTATATCGGAGTAGCTAAAACGAACCACTATCGCGATCAGGTCACTCGTCTTAATGCAGCAAAAGACACAAAACGCATTGAATTAAATTTCTAA
- the rpaB gene encoding response regulator transcription factor RpaB — MNHLSIEQHSILVVDDEVPIRRILSTRLSMMGYQVFTAADGVEALEIFERQHPDLIVLDVMMPNLDGYGVCQAVRQISRVPIIMLTALSDVRDRITGLEMGADDYMIKPFSPKELESRVRCILRRLDALNPSKYQINGVIEIGLLHIDTNKRQVILGQERIYLTHMEFCLLELLASHPGVVVSRQELLQKVWGYSQESIVDTRTVDVHMSRLRNKLKASSEECEFIHTFRGVGYALQNDQSDDLIDHEAS; from the coding sequence ATGAATCATCTGAGCATTGAGCAGCATTCAATTTTGGTAGTTGATGATGAAGTACCGATTCGACGAATTTTAAGTACTCGACTATCTATGATGGGCTATCAGGTTTTCACCGCTGCTGATGGCGTCGAAGCGTTAGAAATTTTTGAGCGTCAACATCCTGATTTAATTGTGCTAGATGTGATGATGCCCAATCTGGATGGCTATGGAGTCTGTCAAGCAGTCCGTCAAATATCGAGAGTGCCGATTATTATGCTGACGGCTCTATCGGATGTAAGAGACCGCATTACTGGTCTGGAAATGGGAGCTGATGATTACATGATCAAGCCCTTTTCACCCAAAGAATTAGAATCACGTGTTCGTTGTATTCTCCGTAGACTGGATGCTCTAAACCCGTCAAAGTATCAAATTAATGGTGTAATTGAGATTGGTTTACTCCATATTGACACCAACAAACGGCAGGTAATCCTGGGGCAAGAACGCATCTACCTCACCCATATGGAGTTTTGTTTGTTAGAGCTGTTGGCAAGTCACCCTGGAGTAGTAGTTTCTCGTCAAGAGCTGCTACAGAAAGTATGGGGTTATAGCCAAGAATCCATCGTTGATACTCGGACAGTTGATGTCCATATGTCTCGCTTACGGAATAAGCTCAAGGCTAGTTCAGAGGAATGCGAGTTTATCCATACGTTTCGTGGGGTAGGTTATGCATTGCAAAACGATCAATCTGATGACTTGATAGATCACGAGGCGAGCTAG
- the istB gene encoding IS21-like element helper ATPase IstB: MQAMIDQLQHMKLTELLEAWREQQALPTYHDLSFDERLALMVEREYIRRQNQRMQRRLRQARLPVHATLDAVDFDVPRGLKKIQFLEFAQGHWLQENLSLILLGPTGVGKSFLSAVLAHHLCKQGHSVRYIKTADLVLELKLAKGDGSYPKLRKQLAAYDLLVLDEWLRDPLSVFEAREILDILDERFRKASCLFATQMPLEQWHSQIQDPTLADAILDRIIHDAMKVPLRGESMRKLTSKLTLKPEGDISNDRSDEDKTTSETTATSKPKTQKEKRNEKKEGQMDE; encoded by the coding sequence ATGCAAGCAATGATTGACCAGCTGCAACACATGAAGCTTACGGAACTCTTGGAGGCTTGGCGAGAACAGCAGGCCTTGCCCACCTATCATGATCTATCGTTCGATGAACGACTCGCTTTGATGGTAGAGCGTGAATACATCCGACGACAAAACCAACGGATGCAGCGCCGACTCCGGCAAGCTCGACTGCCGGTGCACGCCACCCTTGATGCAGTGGATTTTGATGTGCCCAGAGGGCTCAAAAAGATCCAGTTTCTCGAATTTGCTCAAGGCCATTGGCTCCAAGAAAATCTGTCATTGATTTTGCTTGGTCCCACGGGCGTGGGAAAGTCTTTCTTGTCAGCTGTACTGGCCCATCATTTGTGCAAACAAGGCCATAGCGTGCGCTATATCAAAACCGCTGATCTGGTTCTGGAGTTGAAGTTAGCCAAAGGAGATGGGTCTTATCCCAAACTCCGAAAACAATTAGCGGCTTACGATCTACTCGTGCTCGATGAATGGCTTAGAGATCCACTGTCTGTCTTTGAGGCTAGAGAAATACTCGATATCTTAGATGAGCGTTTCCGTAAAGCTTCCTGTTTATTTGCCACGCAAATGCCCCTCGAACAATGGCACTCACAAATTCAAGATCCCACCCTGGCTGATGCCATTCTTGACCGGATTATTCATGATGCGATGAAGGTCCCGCTTCGAGGAGAATCCATGAGGAAATTGACCAGTAAACTGACCCTGAAGCCAGAAGGGGACATCAGTAATGACCGTTCAGATGAGGATAAAACAACGAGTGAAACAACCGCTACATCTAAGCCCAAAACACAAAAGGAGAAAAGGAATGAAAAAAAGGAAGGACAGATGGATGAATAG
- a CDS encoding IS6 family transposase, with protein sequence MKTTDLFKWRHYQSEIILLNVCWYCRYPLSYRNLEEMMIERGLEVDHSTINRWVLKYSPELDKRCRRHLKPTNDSWRVDETYIKIRKKWRYLYRAVDSDGYTLDFLLTAKRDAKAAKRFLTKALNAVHTHEPRVINVDKNPAYPPAVEQLQEEERIPEGVKVRQVKYLNNIVEQDHRGIKSLVNPGMGFGSFNSARRTLKGYEAMNMIRKGQIKNVGKDDVVGQISFINQIFGLAA encoded by the coding sequence ATGAAAACTACTGATCTGTTCAAATGGCGTCATTACCAATCTGAGATCATCCTGCTCAATGTTTGTTGGTATTGCCGTTATCCCCTCAGCTATAGAAATTTAGAAGAGATGATGATAGAGAGGGGCTTAGAGGTGGATCACAGCACCATCAATCGGTGGGTTCTCAAATATTCTCCTGAGCTAGACAAGCGCTGTCGTCGGCATCTCAAGCCTACCAATGATTCTTGGAGAGTTGATGAAACTTACATCAAAATCCGTAAAAAGTGGCGATACCTATATCGAGCCGTAGACTCTGATGGCTACACCCTCGACTTTTTACTCACAGCAAAGCGGGATGCTAAGGCTGCGAAGCGCTTTCTGACTAAAGCACTGAATGCCGTTCATACCCATGAACCTCGGGTGATCAATGTGGACAAGAATCCAGCATATCCTCCTGCTGTTGAGCAGTTACAGGAAGAGGAACGTATCCCTGAAGGAGTAAAAGTACGGCAGGTAAAATACCTCAATAATATAGTGGAGCAAGATCATCGTGGCATTAAAAGTCTCGTGAACCCTGGTATGGGATTTGGATCGTTTAACTCGGCTAGACGAACCTTAAAAGGGTATGAAGCGATGAACATGATCCGTAAAGGTCAGATCAAAAATGTGGGCAAAGATGATGTGGTAGGACAGATCTCTTTTATCAATCAAATCTTCGGATTAGCTGCATAG